The following is a genomic window from Bacteroidales bacterium.
AAACAATAAAATCAGACTAATTCTAATCATAGTTTTAATTTTAAATTTATGCAAATTAATAAAAAAAACATCTATTTGTAAAAAATAAATTAGGATTGATAAGGCTTTTTTTTTAATTTAGCGGCTGGAAAAATAAAATAATAAAAAACATGAATAATAGTAGACTTGAAAGCATTATTGAGAAACTTAAAGGTAGTGCAAAAAAAAGATTGGTAGCAGCAAATGCTAATGATTCTCACACAATTGAAGCTGTTGCAGCAGCAACAAAAAAAGGAATAATTGACCCTATTTTAGTTGGCGATGAAAAAATCATAAAAGAAATCTGTGCTGCAGAAAAAATTGACGCTGGTTTATTTAAAATTGTAAATGTTGTTGGCGACGTGCTTGCAGCTCAAAAAGCAGTGGAAATGATTAATAGTGGCGAAGCTGATGTATTGATGAAAGGCTCTCTGAGCACCGATAAATACATGAGAGCAATTTTAAACAAAGAAAAAGGATTATTGCCTCCAAAAGCTGTTTTAAGTCACGTAACAGTAATTGACGCTCCATTGTATAAAAAACTTTTAGTTGTAGGCGATGTAGCTATAATTCCTGCACCAGATATGGCTCAAAAAATTGCGATAACTAATTATGTTATAAAAACCGCTCAAGCACTAGGTGTTGCAACTCCAAAAGTAGCAATGATTGCTGCAACAGAGCAAATGTCAATTGGCATGCCAGCATGTGTTGATGCAGCGTTAATTGCAAAAATGAACGACAGAGGTCAAATCCCTGGTGCAATTATTGATGGACCATTAGCTCTTGACGTAGCAATTGACGAAGAAAGCGTACAAATAAAAAAATTAAAAAGCAATGTTGCCGGCGATGCTGACTGCTTAGTATTTCCAAATATAGAATCAGGAAATGTATTTTTCAAATCTATTACAAAATTGGCAAAAGGCGAATTAGCGGCAGTAGTATTAGGCGCAAAATGTCCAGCTATATTAACTTCTCGCGGCGATAGCGCAAATTCAAAAACTTATTCTATAGCTCTTGCATGCTTATTAGCTAAATAAAAGTATATGAAAGAAAGTTTAGTTCTAGCAATAAATCCGGGATCAACATCAACAAAGATTGCTGTTTTCAATTGCGATTATGAAAAATTATTTCAAGAAAACATCAAATATACAGCGGAAGAATTAGCTCCATTTGCTTCTATTACAGACCAATATGAATTTAGGGAAGATGGTATTTTAACTAAACTAAAAGAAGCTGGAATAGATAAAAATAAAATAAAAATCGTTGTTGGACGCGGAGGTCTTGTAAAGCCGATAGAATCAGGCATGTACGAAGTGAACGAAGCAATGATAAAAGACCTAAAAGTCGGAATACTAGGGCAACATGCTAGTAATCTAGGCGGTTTAATCGCTGATGATATTGCTAAAAATATACCCGGAGCAAAAGCATTTATTGCCGACCCTGTGGTTGTTGATGAATTACAAGATGTTGCCAGAATCACAGGGCATCCTGCTTGCGAAAAAGTTTCTATTTTTCACGCATTAAATCAAAAAGCTATAGCTAGAGCACATGCTAAAAGTCAAAATAAGGATTACAATAAAATGAATCTGATTGTTGCACATTTAGGTGGCGGCATTAGCGTTGGAGCTCATTATCAAGGAAGAGTTATAGATGTAAATCAAGCTCTTGACGGAGATGGACCTTTTACTCCCGAACGCAGTGGAGGCTTACCTACAGGTGCTTTAATAAAACTTTGTTTTAGCGGTAAATATAGCTATAATGATGTTAAAAAAATGCTTACTGGGCAAGGTGGCTTAGTTGCTTATTTAGGCACAAATGACGCTCAAAAAGTAGAAAACATGGTGAAAGATGGAGATGAGAAAGCTACTCTAATTTACAAAGCTATGGCTTATCAAATTGCTCGCGAAATTGGCTCTGCTGCGGCTGTACTGAAAGGCAAAGTTGAGGCTATTCTTTTCACAGGAGGCATAGCTTATGATAAAACATTTATTGAATGGATAAAAGAATATGTTGAGTTTATAGCTCCAATATTTGTTTATCCAGGAGAAGATGAAATGAAAGCCCTTGCTTTTAACGGAATAAACTTCTTAAAAGGCGAATCACAAATTAAAGAATACAAATAACATTTTTATTGCTGCTAGAATTACAGCAAACTTAAATTGACAAATTCATACTTATTATTATAATTTATAATGAGGTGAATTTGTCAATATCTTTTTTCCTACCGAACAAAACAAGTATATCGTCTTTTTTCATAATAATATCATCGTATCCACTTTCCTTATCCTCAAAAATCATCTTCACCATATATTGAGGATGCAATTCGCTCTTCGCTTGCCTAAAAAGCAATAGTTTTAATCCATGGCTGTTTAGTGTAAGATCCTTTACTTTAAGTCCTATAAATCTTTTTGGCACATAAATTTCGCAAGCTTTATAATTATCGCTGATAACATAAGCAGTATGTACTTTTTCGTAAAGTATAGTGCTTACAGAATTATTTGCAGCGTCAATTTCTGGTGTAAAAATATGATGCACGCCCATATTCATCAATATACTAAAATGGGTTTCAGAAATAGCTCTACAGCAAATTCTAGCAGCACCTTGATCCTTAATTAGAGCTGTGGCAATTACACTATCGCCAAGATTTTCGCCAATACTTAT
Proteins encoded in this region:
- a CDS encoding bifunctional enoyl-CoA hydratase/phosphate acetyltransferase, encoding MNNSRLESIIEKLKGSAKKRLVAANANDSHTIEAVAAATKKGIIDPILVGDEKIIKEICAAEKIDAGLFKIVNVVGDVLAAQKAVEMINSGEADVLMKGSLSTDKYMRAILNKEKGLLPPKAVLSHVTVIDAPLYKKLLVVGDVAIIPAPDMAQKIAITNYVIKTAQALGVATPKVAMIAATEQMSIGMPACVDAALIAKMNDRGQIPGAIIDGPLALDVAIDEESVQIKKLKSNVAGDADCLVFPNIESGNVFFKSITKLAKGELAAVVLGAKCPAILTSRGDSANSKTYSIALACLLAK
- the buk gene encoding butyrate kinase, which gives rise to MKESLVLAINPGSTSTKIAVFNCDYEKLFQENIKYTAEELAPFASITDQYEFREDGILTKLKEAGIDKNKIKIVVGRGGLVKPIESGMYEVNEAMIKDLKVGILGQHASNLGGLIADDIAKNIPGAKAFIADPVVVDELQDVARITGHPACEKVSIFHALNQKAIARAHAKSQNKDYNKMNLIVAHLGGGISVGAHYQGRVIDVNQALDGDGPFTPERSGGLPTGALIKLCFSGKYSYNDVKKMLTGQGGLVAYLGTNDAQKVENMVKDGDEKATLIYKAMAYQIAREIGSAAAVLKGKVEAILFTGGIAYDKTFIEWIKEYVEFIAPIFVYPGEDEMKALAFNGINFLKGESQIKEYK
- a CDS encoding TrkA family potassium uptake protein — protein: MKIMVVGLGNFGSALAIMLTRAGNEVIGIDRNKHKTEAIKDSVNTVITMDITEKSAVEQLPVSEMDVVVISIGENLGDSVIATALIKDQGAARICCRAISETHFSILMNMGVHHIFTPEIDAANNSVSTILYEKVHTAYVISDNYKACEIYVPKRFIGLKVKDLTLNSHGLKLLLFRQAKSELHPQYMVKMIFEDKESGYDDIIMKKDDILVLFGRKKDIDKFTSL